The Prunus persica cultivar Lovell chromosome G7, Prunus_persica_NCBIv2, whole genome shotgun sequence genome has a segment encoding these proteins:
- the LOC18770397 gene encoding transcriptional corepressor LEUNIG isoform X4, giving the protein MSQSQTNWEADKMLDVYIYDYLMKRKLHASAKAFQDEGKVSTDPVAIDAPGGFLFEWWSVFWDIFIARTNEKHSEAAASYIETQVMKARELQQQHQQQKPQPQQQMQMQMQQQLLQRHQQQQQQQQQQQQQQQQQQQQQQQQQQQQQQQQQRRDGTQLLNGTANGLVGNDPLLRQNPATANSMATKMYEERLKLPIQRDGLDDAAIKQRLGDNVSQLLDSNHASLLKAATTGGQPPRQMLHGTPGGMLGNLQQAHNRSQQLPGSTQDIKTEMMNPRAAAPEGSLIGAHGSNQGSNNLTLKGWPLTGFDRFRSGILQQQTSMMQSPQPFNQLQLQQQLMLAQQNLASPSANDLDSRRLRMLLNNQNTGLGKDGQLNSVDVSNVGSPVQVGCPVLPRADADMIMKMQSNNQQQQQYSQHPLSSQQSQSSSQHLQQQEKIIGSGGIVADGSMANTLQGNDQASKNQIGRKRKQPVSSSGPANSSGTVNTTGPSPSSPSTPSTHTPGDVMSMPTLSHNGGSSKSLLMFGSDGLGSLASAQNKLTDVDRFVDDGSLEDNVESFLSHDDADPRGRVARCSDVSKGFTFTEVHLIPASTSKVECCHFSSDGKSLATGGHDRKAVLWCTESYTVKSTLEEHSQWITDVRFSPSMSRLATSSADKTVRVWDADNPGYSLRTFVGHSTTVMSVDFHPSKEDLLCSCDNNSEIRYWSIKNGSCAGVFKGGATQMRFQPKAGRNLAAAADNFVSILDVETQACVRKLQGHKNLVHSVCWDPSGDFLASVSDDLVRVWSVVSSARGECIHELSCSGNKFNTCVFHPTCPSLLVIGCYETLELWNMTENKTMTLHAHDKLVSSLAVSDATGLVASASHDKFVKLWK; this is encoded by the exons ATGTCTCAGAGTCAGACCAATTGGGAAGCTGATAAAAT GTTggatgtgtatatatatgattaCCTTATGAAGAGAAAATTACATGCTTCTGCAAAGGCATTTCAAGATGAAGGAAAAGTGTCTACAGATCCTGTAG CTATTGATGCACCTGGTGGCTTTCTTTTCGAATGGTGGTCTGTCTTTTGGGACATATTTATTGCTAGGACGAATGAGAAGCACTCAGAAGCAGCTGCATCTTACATTGAG ACTCAAGTGATGAAGGCGAGGGAGCTGCAGCAGCAACATCAGCAGCAGAAGCCTCAGCCGCAACAGCAAATGCAAATGCAAATGCAGCAGCAGTTGTTACAGAGGCATcaacagcagcaacagcagcaacagcagcaacagcagcaacagcagcagcagcagcaacaacaacagcagcagcagcagcagcaacagcagcaacagcagcgTCGAGATGGGACCCAGCTTCTAAATGGCACTGCCAATGGGCTTGTTGGCAATGACCCTCTTTTGAGGCAGAACCCTGCAACTGCTAATTCAATGGCAACAAAAATGTATGAAGAGAGATTAAAGCTTCCAATACAGAGGGATGGTTTGGATGATGCAGCTATCAAG CAAAGATTAGGTGATAATGTGAGTCAGCTTCTGGATTCCAATCATGCCTCATTGTTGAAAGCCGCCACTACAGGTGGCCAGCCTCCTCG TCAAATGCTGCATGGTACACCTGGAGGTATGTTGGGGAATCTTCAACAAGCTCACAACCGGAGTCAGCAACTTCCTGGTTCGACACAG GACATAAAGACTGAGATGATGAACCCCAGAGCTGCTGCTCCAGAAGGATCATTGATTGGCGCTCATG GATCAAATCAAGGCAGTAACAATTTGACTCTGAAAGGATGGCCTTTAACG GGATTTGATCGGTTTCGATCTGGGATTCTTCAGCAGCAAACGTCTATGATGCAGTCCCCTCAACCCTTCAATCAACTTCAGCTACAGCAGCAACTTATGCTTGCACAACAAAATCTGGCTTCCCCATCTGCCAATGACTTGGACAGTAGAAGGCTGAGAATGCTTCTCAACAATCAAAATACGGGTCTCGGGAAGGATGGTCAACTAAATTCTGTTGACGTATCTAACGTTGGATCACCAGTACAAGTTGGTTGCCCGGTATTACCTCGTGCGGATGCCGATATGATTATGAAG ATGCAAAGCAACAATCAACAGCAGCAACAGTATTCGCAGCATCCGCTTTCAAGTCAACAATCTCAGAGTTCAAGCCAACACCTACAGCAGcaagaaaaaattattggtTCTGGTGGCATTGTGGCAGATGGCAGCATGGCTAACACCTTACAAGGGAATGATCAG GCTTCAAAGAATCAAATTGGGCGAAAGAGAAAGCAGCCAGTGTCATCTTCAGGTCCTGCCAATAGCTCAGGGACTGTTAATACCACAGGACCATCTCCCAGTTCACCTTCAACGCCTTCTACCCACACACCAGGAGATGTAATGTCTATGCCAACTTTATCCCATAATGGTGGTTCCTCAAAGTCTCTACTTATGTTTGGCTCTGATGGTTTGGGCTCACTTGCATCAGcgcaaaataaattg ACTGATGTGGACCGTTTTGTGGATGATGGATCTTTAGAGGATAATGTTGAATCGTTCTTATCACATGATGATGCTGACCCTAGAGGTAGAGTTGCTCGCTGTTCAGATGTCAGCAAAG GTTTCACTTTTACGGAAGTCCATCTTATTCCTGCAAGTACAAGTAAAGTTGAATGCTGTCACTTCTCTTCAGATGGAAAATCACTTGCCACTGGTGGGCATGACCGAAAG GCTGTATTGTGGTGTACTGAGTCCTATACTGTAAAGTCTACACTTGAAGAGCATTCTCAATGGATAACCGATGTTCGTTTTAGTCCTAGCATGTCAAGGCTTGCTACATCTTCTGCTGACAAAACTGTCAGGGTTTGGGATGCTGATAAT CCTGGATATTCACTCCGTACTTTTGTGGGGCATTCTACAACTGTTATGTCAGTGGACTTCCACCCTAGTAAAGAGGACCTTCTCTGCTCTTGTGATAACAACAGTGAGATACGATACTGGAGTATCAAGAATGGTAGTTGTGCTGGAGTTTTCAAG GGTGGTGCAACTCAGATGAGGTTTCAACCCAAAGCTGGAAGAAACCTTGCAGCTGCAGCTGATAATTTTGTATCCATCCTTGATGTCGAGACGCAAGCTTGCGTGCGTAAATTACAG GGCCATAAGAACCTTGTCCATTCTGTGTGCTGGGATCCTTCTGGTGACTTTCTAGCATCAGTGAGTGATGACTTGGTTAGAGTGTGGTCAGTTGTCTCCAGCGCCAGAGGGGAATGCATTCATGAGTTGAGCTGTTCTGGCAACAAATTTAATACATGTGTTTTCCATCCAACTTGTCCTTCATTGTTGGTCATTGGCTGCTATGAG ACTTTGGAGCTTTGGAACATGACCGAGAACAAGACAATGACTCTGCATGCTCATGACAAGCTAGTATCTTCTTTGGCGGTATCAGATGCTACCGGGTTGGTTGCTTCCGCTAGCCACGACAAGTTCGTCAAGCTCTGGAAGTGA
- the LOC18770397 gene encoding transcriptional corepressor LEUNIG isoform X1, which produces MSQSQTNWEADKMLDVYIYDYLMKRKLHASAKAFQDEGKVSTDPVAIDAPGGFLFEWWSVFWDIFIARTNEKHSEAAASYIETQVMKARELQQQHQQQKPQPQQQMQMQMQQQLLQRHQQQQQQQQQQQQQQQQQQQQQQQQQQQQQQQQQRRDGTQLLNGTANGLVGNDPLLRQNPATANSMATKMYEERLKLPIQRDGLDDAAIKQRLGDNVSQLLDSNHASLLKAATTGGQPPRQMLHGTPGGMLGNLQQAHNRSQQLPGSTQDIKTEMMNPRAAAPEGSLIGAHGSNQGSNNLTLKGWPLTGFDRFRSGILQQQTSMMQSPQPFNQLQLQQQLMLAQQNLASPSANDLDSRRLRMLLNNQNTGLGKDGQLNSVDVSNVGSPVQVGCPVLPRADADMIMKPTYQLQQQQMQSNNQQQQQYSQHPLSSQQSQSSSQHLQQQEKIIGSGGIVADGSMANTLQGNDQASKNQIGRKRKQPVSSSGPANSSGTVNTTGPSPSSPSTPSTHTPGDVMSMPTLSHNGGSSKSLLMFGSDGLGSLASAQNKLTDVDRFVDDGSLEDNVESFLSHDDADPRGRVARCSDVSKGFTFTEVHLIPASTSKVECCHFSSDGKSLATGGHDRKAVLWCTESYTVKSTLEEHSQWITDVRFSPSMSRLATSSADKTVRVWDADNPGYSLRTFVGHSTTVMSVDFHPSKEDLLCSCDNNSEIRYWSIKNGSCAGVFKGGATQMRFQPKAGRNLAAAADNFVSILDVETQACVRKLQGHKNLVHSVCWDPSGDFLASVSDDLVRVWSVVSSARGECIHELSCSGNKFNTCVFHPTCPSLLVIGCYETLELWNMTENKTMTLHAHDKLVSSLAVSDATGLVASASHDKFVKLWK; this is translated from the exons ATGTCTCAGAGTCAGACCAATTGGGAAGCTGATAAAAT GTTggatgtgtatatatatgattaCCTTATGAAGAGAAAATTACATGCTTCTGCAAAGGCATTTCAAGATGAAGGAAAAGTGTCTACAGATCCTGTAG CTATTGATGCACCTGGTGGCTTTCTTTTCGAATGGTGGTCTGTCTTTTGGGACATATTTATTGCTAGGACGAATGAGAAGCACTCAGAAGCAGCTGCATCTTACATTGAG ACTCAAGTGATGAAGGCGAGGGAGCTGCAGCAGCAACATCAGCAGCAGAAGCCTCAGCCGCAACAGCAAATGCAAATGCAAATGCAGCAGCAGTTGTTACAGAGGCATcaacagcagcaacagcagcaacagcagcaacagcagcaacagcagcagcagcagcaacaacaacagcagcagcagcagcagcaacagcagcaacagcagcgTCGAGATGGGACCCAGCTTCTAAATGGCACTGCCAATGGGCTTGTTGGCAATGACCCTCTTTTGAGGCAGAACCCTGCAACTGCTAATTCAATGGCAACAAAAATGTATGAAGAGAGATTAAAGCTTCCAATACAGAGGGATGGTTTGGATGATGCAGCTATCAAG CAAAGATTAGGTGATAATGTGAGTCAGCTTCTGGATTCCAATCATGCCTCATTGTTGAAAGCCGCCACTACAGGTGGCCAGCCTCCTCG TCAAATGCTGCATGGTACACCTGGAGGTATGTTGGGGAATCTTCAACAAGCTCACAACCGGAGTCAGCAACTTCCTGGTTCGACACAG GACATAAAGACTGAGATGATGAACCCCAGAGCTGCTGCTCCAGAAGGATCATTGATTGGCGCTCATG GATCAAATCAAGGCAGTAACAATTTGACTCTGAAAGGATGGCCTTTAACG GGATTTGATCGGTTTCGATCTGGGATTCTTCAGCAGCAAACGTCTATGATGCAGTCCCCTCAACCCTTCAATCAACTTCAGCTACAGCAGCAACTTATGCTTGCACAACAAAATCTGGCTTCCCCATCTGCCAATGACTTGGACAGTAGAAGGCTGAGAATGCTTCTCAACAATCAAAATACGGGTCTCGGGAAGGATGGTCAACTAAATTCTGTTGACGTATCTAACGTTGGATCACCAGTACAAGTTGGTTGCCCGGTATTACCTCGTGCGGATGCCGATATGATTATGAAG CCAACTTATCAGTTACAGCAACAGCAGATGCAAAGCAACAATCAACAGCAGCAACAGTATTCGCAGCATCCGCTTTCAAGTCAACAATCTCAGAGTTCAAGCCAACACCTACAGCAGcaagaaaaaattattggtTCTGGTGGCATTGTGGCAGATGGCAGCATGGCTAACACCTTACAAGGGAATGATCAG GCTTCAAAGAATCAAATTGGGCGAAAGAGAAAGCAGCCAGTGTCATCTTCAGGTCCTGCCAATAGCTCAGGGACTGTTAATACCACAGGACCATCTCCCAGTTCACCTTCAACGCCTTCTACCCACACACCAGGAGATGTAATGTCTATGCCAACTTTATCCCATAATGGTGGTTCCTCAAAGTCTCTACTTATGTTTGGCTCTGATGGTTTGGGCTCACTTGCATCAGcgcaaaataaattg ACTGATGTGGACCGTTTTGTGGATGATGGATCTTTAGAGGATAATGTTGAATCGTTCTTATCACATGATGATGCTGACCCTAGAGGTAGAGTTGCTCGCTGTTCAGATGTCAGCAAAG GTTTCACTTTTACGGAAGTCCATCTTATTCCTGCAAGTACAAGTAAAGTTGAATGCTGTCACTTCTCTTCAGATGGAAAATCACTTGCCACTGGTGGGCATGACCGAAAG GCTGTATTGTGGTGTACTGAGTCCTATACTGTAAAGTCTACACTTGAAGAGCATTCTCAATGGATAACCGATGTTCGTTTTAGTCCTAGCATGTCAAGGCTTGCTACATCTTCTGCTGACAAAACTGTCAGGGTTTGGGATGCTGATAAT CCTGGATATTCACTCCGTACTTTTGTGGGGCATTCTACAACTGTTATGTCAGTGGACTTCCACCCTAGTAAAGAGGACCTTCTCTGCTCTTGTGATAACAACAGTGAGATACGATACTGGAGTATCAAGAATGGTAGTTGTGCTGGAGTTTTCAAG GGTGGTGCAACTCAGATGAGGTTTCAACCCAAAGCTGGAAGAAACCTTGCAGCTGCAGCTGATAATTTTGTATCCATCCTTGATGTCGAGACGCAAGCTTGCGTGCGTAAATTACAG GGCCATAAGAACCTTGTCCATTCTGTGTGCTGGGATCCTTCTGGTGACTTTCTAGCATCAGTGAGTGATGACTTGGTTAGAGTGTGGTCAGTTGTCTCCAGCGCCAGAGGGGAATGCATTCATGAGTTGAGCTGTTCTGGCAACAAATTTAATACATGTGTTTTCCATCCAACTTGTCCTTCATTGTTGGTCATTGGCTGCTATGAG ACTTTGGAGCTTTGGAACATGACCGAGAACAAGACAATGACTCTGCATGCTCATGACAAGCTAGTATCTTCTTTGGCGGTATCAGATGCTACCGGGTTGGTTGCTTCCGCTAGCCACGACAAGTTCGTCAAGCTCTGGAAGTGA
- the LOC18770397 gene encoding transcriptional corepressor LEUNIG isoform X2 gives MSQSQTNWEADKMLDVYIYDYLMKRKLHASAKAFQDEGKVSTDPVAIDAPGGFLFEWWSVFWDIFIARTNEKHSEAAASYIETQVMKARELQQQHQQQKPQPQQQMQMQMQQQLLQRHQQQQQQQQQQQQQQQQQQQQQQQQQQQQQQQQQRRDGTQLLNGTANGLVGNDPLLRQNPATANSMATKMYEERLKLPIQRDGLDDAAIKQRLGDNVSQLLDSNHASLLKAATTGGQPPRQMLHGTPGGMLGNLQQAHNRSQQLPGSTQDIKTEMMNPRAAAPEGSLIGAHGSNQGSNNLTLKGWPLTGFDRFRSGILQQQTSMMQSPQPFNQLQLQQQLMLAQQNLASPSANDLDSRRLRMLLNNQNTGLGKDGQLNSVDVSNVGSPVQVGCPVLPRADADMIMKLQQQQMQSNNQQQQQYSQHPLSSQQSQSSSQHLQQQEKIIGSGGIVADGSMANTLQGNDQASKNQIGRKRKQPVSSSGPANSSGTVNTTGPSPSSPSTPSTHTPGDVMSMPTLSHNGGSSKSLLMFGSDGLGSLASAQNKLTDVDRFVDDGSLEDNVESFLSHDDADPRGRVARCSDVSKGFTFTEVHLIPASTSKVECCHFSSDGKSLATGGHDRKAVLWCTESYTVKSTLEEHSQWITDVRFSPSMSRLATSSADKTVRVWDADNPGYSLRTFVGHSTTVMSVDFHPSKEDLLCSCDNNSEIRYWSIKNGSCAGVFKGGATQMRFQPKAGRNLAAAADNFVSILDVETQACVRKLQGHKNLVHSVCWDPSGDFLASVSDDLVRVWSVVSSARGECIHELSCSGNKFNTCVFHPTCPSLLVIGCYETLELWNMTENKTMTLHAHDKLVSSLAVSDATGLVASASHDKFVKLWK, from the exons ATGTCTCAGAGTCAGACCAATTGGGAAGCTGATAAAAT GTTggatgtgtatatatatgattaCCTTATGAAGAGAAAATTACATGCTTCTGCAAAGGCATTTCAAGATGAAGGAAAAGTGTCTACAGATCCTGTAG CTATTGATGCACCTGGTGGCTTTCTTTTCGAATGGTGGTCTGTCTTTTGGGACATATTTATTGCTAGGACGAATGAGAAGCACTCAGAAGCAGCTGCATCTTACATTGAG ACTCAAGTGATGAAGGCGAGGGAGCTGCAGCAGCAACATCAGCAGCAGAAGCCTCAGCCGCAACAGCAAATGCAAATGCAAATGCAGCAGCAGTTGTTACAGAGGCATcaacagcagcaacagcagcaacagcagcaacagcagcaacagcagcagcagcagcaacaacaacagcagcagcagcagcagcaacagcagcaacagcagcgTCGAGATGGGACCCAGCTTCTAAATGGCACTGCCAATGGGCTTGTTGGCAATGACCCTCTTTTGAGGCAGAACCCTGCAACTGCTAATTCAATGGCAACAAAAATGTATGAAGAGAGATTAAAGCTTCCAATACAGAGGGATGGTTTGGATGATGCAGCTATCAAG CAAAGATTAGGTGATAATGTGAGTCAGCTTCTGGATTCCAATCATGCCTCATTGTTGAAAGCCGCCACTACAGGTGGCCAGCCTCCTCG TCAAATGCTGCATGGTACACCTGGAGGTATGTTGGGGAATCTTCAACAAGCTCACAACCGGAGTCAGCAACTTCCTGGTTCGACACAG GACATAAAGACTGAGATGATGAACCCCAGAGCTGCTGCTCCAGAAGGATCATTGATTGGCGCTCATG GATCAAATCAAGGCAGTAACAATTTGACTCTGAAAGGATGGCCTTTAACG GGATTTGATCGGTTTCGATCTGGGATTCTTCAGCAGCAAACGTCTATGATGCAGTCCCCTCAACCCTTCAATCAACTTCAGCTACAGCAGCAACTTATGCTTGCACAACAAAATCTGGCTTCCCCATCTGCCAATGACTTGGACAGTAGAAGGCTGAGAATGCTTCTCAACAATCAAAATACGGGTCTCGGGAAGGATGGTCAACTAAATTCTGTTGACGTATCTAACGTTGGATCACCAGTACAAGTTGGTTGCCCGGTATTACCTCGTGCGGATGCCGATATGATTATGAAG TTACAGCAACAGCAGATGCAAAGCAACAATCAACAGCAGCAACAGTATTCGCAGCATCCGCTTTCAAGTCAACAATCTCAGAGTTCAAGCCAACACCTACAGCAGcaagaaaaaattattggtTCTGGTGGCATTGTGGCAGATGGCAGCATGGCTAACACCTTACAAGGGAATGATCAG GCTTCAAAGAATCAAATTGGGCGAAAGAGAAAGCAGCCAGTGTCATCTTCAGGTCCTGCCAATAGCTCAGGGACTGTTAATACCACAGGACCATCTCCCAGTTCACCTTCAACGCCTTCTACCCACACACCAGGAGATGTAATGTCTATGCCAACTTTATCCCATAATGGTGGTTCCTCAAAGTCTCTACTTATGTTTGGCTCTGATGGTTTGGGCTCACTTGCATCAGcgcaaaataaattg ACTGATGTGGACCGTTTTGTGGATGATGGATCTTTAGAGGATAATGTTGAATCGTTCTTATCACATGATGATGCTGACCCTAGAGGTAGAGTTGCTCGCTGTTCAGATGTCAGCAAAG GTTTCACTTTTACGGAAGTCCATCTTATTCCTGCAAGTACAAGTAAAGTTGAATGCTGTCACTTCTCTTCAGATGGAAAATCACTTGCCACTGGTGGGCATGACCGAAAG GCTGTATTGTGGTGTACTGAGTCCTATACTGTAAAGTCTACACTTGAAGAGCATTCTCAATGGATAACCGATGTTCGTTTTAGTCCTAGCATGTCAAGGCTTGCTACATCTTCTGCTGACAAAACTGTCAGGGTTTGGGATGCTGATAAT CCTGGATATTCACTCCGTACTTTTGTGGGGCATTCTACAACTGTTATGTCAGTGGACTTCCACCCTAGTAAAGAGGACCTTCTCTGCTCTTGTGATAACAACAGTGAGATACGATACTGGAGTATCAAGAATGGTAGTTGTGCTGGAGTTTTCAAG GGTGGTGCAACTCAGATGAGGTTTCAACCCAAAGCTGGAAGAAACCTTGCAGCTGCAGCTGATAATTTTGTATCCATCCTTGATGTCGAGACGCAAGCTTGCGTGCGTAAATTACAG GGCCATAAGAACCTTGTCCATTCTGTGTGCTGGGATCCTTCTGGTGACTTTCTAGCATCAGTGAGTGATGACTTGGTTAGAGTGTGGTCAGTTGTCTCCAGCGCCAGAGGGGAATGCATTCATGAGTTGAGCTGTTCTGGCAACAAATTTAATACATGTGTTTTCCATCCAACTTGTCCTTCATTGTTGGTCATTGGCTGCTATGAG ACTTTGGAGCTTTGGAACATGACCGAGAACAAGACAATGACTCTGCATGCTCATGACAAGCTAGTATCTTCTTTGGCGGTATCAGATGCTACCGGGTTGGTTGCTTCCGCTAGCCACGACAAGTTCGTCAAGCTCTGGAAGTGA
- the LOC18770397 gene encoding transcriptional corepressor LEUNIG isoform X3, whose product MSQSQTNWEADKMLDVYIYDYLMKRKLHASAKAFQDEGKVSTDPVAIDAPGGFLFEWWSVFWDIFIARTNEKHSEAAASYIETQVMKARELQQQHQQQKPQPQQQMQMQMQQQLLQRHQQQQQQQQQQQQQQQQQQQQQQQQQQQQQQQQQRRDGTQLLNGTANGLVGNDPLLRQNPATANSMATKMYEERLKLPIQRDGLDDAAIKQRLGDNVSQLLDSNHASLLKAATTGGQPPRQMLHGTPGGMLGNLQQAHNRSQQLPGSTQDIKTEMMNPRAAAPEGSLIGAHGSNQGSNNLTLKGWPLTGFDRFRSGILQQQTSMMQSPQPFNQLQLQQQLMLAQQNLASPSANDLDSRRLRMLLNNQNTGLGKDGQLNSVDVSNVGSPVQVGCPVLPRADADMIMKQMQSNNQQQQQYSQHPLSSQQSQSSSQHLQQQEKIIGSGGIVADGSMANTLQGNDQASKNQIGRKRKQPVSSSGPANSSGTVNTTGPSPSSPSTPSTHTPGDVMSMPTLSHNGGSSKSLLMFGSDGLGSLASAQNKLTDVDRFVDDGSLEDNVESFLSHDDADPRGRVARCSDVSKGFTFTEVHLIPASTSKVECCHFSSDGKSLATGGHDRKAVLWCTESYTVKSTLEEHSQWITDVRFSPSMSRLATSSADKTVRVWDADNPGYSLRTFVGHSTTVMSVDFHPSKEDLLCSCDNNSEIRYWSIKNGSCAGVFKGGATQMRFQPKAGRNLAAAADNFVSILDVETQACVRKLQGHKNLVHSVCWDPSGDFLASVSDDLVRVWSVVSSARGECIHELSCSGNKFNTCVFHPTCPSLLVIGCYETLELWNMTENKTMTLHAHDKLVSSLAVSDATGLVASASHDKFVKLWK is encoded by the exons ATGTCTCAGAGTCAGACCAATTGGGAAGCTGATAAAAT GTTggatgtgtatatatatgattaCCTTATGAAGAGAAAATTACATGCTTCTGCAAAGGCATTTCAAGATGAAGGAAAAGTGTCTACAGATCCTGTAG CTATTGATGCACCTGGTGGCTTTCTTTTCGAATGGTGGTCTGTCTTTTGGGACATATTTATTGCTAGGACGAATGAGAAGCACTCAGAAGCAGCTGCATCTTACATTGAG ACTCAAGTGATGAAGGCGAGGGAGCTGCAGCAGCAACATCAGCAGCAGAAGCCTCAGCCGCAACAGCAAATGCAAATGCAAATGCAGCAGCAGTTGTTACAGAGGCATcaacagcagcaacagcagcaacagcagcaacagcagcaacagcagcagcagcagcaacaacaacagcagcagcagcagcagcaacagcagcaacagcagcgTCGAGATGGGACCCAGCTTCTAAATGGCACTGCCAATGGGCTTGTTGGCAATGACCCTCTTTTGAGGCAGAACCCTGCAACTGCTAATTCAATGGCAACAAAAATGTATGAAGAGAGATTAAAGCTTCCAATACAGAGGGATGGTTTGGATGATGCAGCTATCAAG CAAAGATTAGGTGATAATGTGAGTCAGCTTCTGGATTCCAATCATGCCTCATTGTTGAAAGCCGCCACTACAGGTGGCCAGCCTCCTCG TCAAATGCTGCATGGTACACCTGGAGGTATGTTGGGGAATCTTCAACAAGCTCACAACCGGAGTCAGCAACTTCCTGGTTCGACACAG GACATAAAGACTGAGATGATGAACCCCAGAGCTGCTGCTCCAGAAGGATCATTGATTGGCGCTCATG GATCAAATCAAGGCAGTAACAATTTGACTCTGAAAGGATGGCCTTTAACG GGATTTGATCGGTTTCGATCTGGGATTCTTCAGCAGCAAACGTCTATGATGCAGTCCCCTCAACCCTTCAATCAACTTCAGCTACAGCAGCAACTTATGCTTGCACAACAAAATCTGGCTTCCCCATCTGCCAATGACTTGGACAGTAGAAGGCTGAGAATGCTTCTCAACAATCAAAATACGGGTCTCGGGAAGGATGGTCAACTAAATTCTGTTGACGTATCTAACGTTGGATCACCAGTACAAGTTGGTTGCCCGGTATTACCTCGTGCGGATGCCGATATGATTATGAAG CAGATGCAAAGCAACAATCAACAGCAGCAACAGTATTCGCAGCATCCGCTTTCAAGTCAACAATCTCAGAGTTCAAGCCAACACCTACAGCAGcaagaaaaaattattggtTCTGGTGGCATTGTGGCAGATGGCAGCATGGCTAACACCTTACAAGGGAATGATCAG GCTTCAAAGAATCAAATTGGGCGAAAGAGAAAGCAGCCAGTGTCATCTTCAGGTCCTGCCAATAGCTCAGGGACTGTTAATACCACAGGACCATCTCCCAGTTCACCTTCAACGCCTTCTACCCACACACCAGGAGATGTAATGTCTATGCCAACTTTATCCCATAATGGTGGTTCCTCAAAGTCTCTACTTATGTTTGGCTCTGATGGTTTGGGCTCACTTGCATCAGcgcaaaataaattg ACTGATGTGGACCGTTTTGTGGATGATGGATCTTTAGAGGATAATGTTGAATCGTTCTTATCACATGATGATGCTGACCCTAGAGGTAGAGTTGCTCGCTGTTCAGATGTCAGCAAAG GTTTCACTTTTACGGAAGTCCATCTTATTCCTGCAAGTACAAGTAAAGTTGAATGCTGTCACTTCTCTTCAGATGGAAAATCACTTGCCACTGGTGGGCATGACCGAAAG GCTGTATTGTGGTGTACTGAGTCCTATACTGTAAAGTCTACACTTGAAGAGCATTCTCAATGGATAACCGATGTTCGTTTTAGTCCTAGCATGTCAAGGCTTGCTACATCTTCTGCTGACAAAACTGTCAGGGTTTGGGATGCTGATAAT CCTGGATATTCACTCCGTACTTTTGTGGGGCATTCTACAACTGTTATGTCAGTGGACTTCCACCCTAGTAAAGAGGACCTTCTCTGCTCTTGTGATAACAACAGTGAGATACGATACTGGAGTATCAAGAATGGTAGTTGTGCTGGAGTTTTCAAG GGTGGTGCAACTCAGATGAGGTTTCAACCCAAAGCTGGAAGAAACCTTGCAGCTGCAGCTGATAATTTTGTATCCATCCTTGATGTCGAGACGCAAGCTTGCGTGCGTAAATTACAG GGCCATAAGAACCTTGTCCATTCTGTGTGCTGGGATCCTTCTGGTGACTTTCTAGCATCAGTGAGTGATGACTTGGTTAGAGTGTGGTCAGTTGTCTCCAGCGCCAGAGGGGAATGCATTCATGAGTTGAGCTGTTCTGGCAACAAATTTAATACATGTGTTTTCCATCCAACTTGTCCTTCATTGTTGGTCATTGGCTGCTATGAG ACTTTGGAGCTTTGGAACATGACCGAGAACAAGACAATGACTCTGCATGCTCATGACAAGCTAGTATCTTCTTTGGCGGTATCAGATGCTACCGGGTTGGTTGCTTCCGCTAGCCACGACAAGTTCGTCAAGCTCTGGAAGTGA